In one window of Cydia fagiglandana chromosome 10, ilCydFagi1.1, whole genome shotgun sequence DNA:
- the LOC134668289 gene encoding uncharacterized protein LOC134668289: MEKESTDLLEKQNYYTTTTTLQHQVEFLAQQVDALEMRSRRKILLFHGVAEASGEDTSARVVELLKEHLQCELAIEDIARSHRMGRPRSNQIRCILVKFRDLSDRNNIWFGKTKLKGSGVVMSEFLTAPRHELFMAARERFGVRSCFTRDGSIYVLGKDGKRSCVFGRADFDRVQVAASAEPAEPAPKASDVGAPGQAAATTASQRAGKAKRQAAIKPRA; this comes from the coding sequence actaCTATACTACTACAACTACTCTGCAGCATCAAGTGGAGTTCCTGGCCCAGCAAGTAGACGCCCTGGAGATGCGGTCACGACGAAAGATACTCCTTTTCCATGGCGTGGCTGAGGCTAGTGGAGAGGATACATCGGCACGGGTTGTCGAGTTGCTGAAGGAACATCTGCAGTGTGAGCTGGCTATAGAGGACATCGCTCGGAGTCATCGCATGGGTCGGCCTAGAAGTAACCAAATAAGATGCATATTGGTCAAGTTTCGCGACTTGTCCGATCGCAACAACATCTGGTTTGGCAAAACCAAATTGAAGGGCTCCGGTGTGGTAATGTCGGAGTTCTTAACAGCGCCTCGACATGAACTCTTTATGGCGGCTAGGGAGCGTTTCGGAGTCCGAAGCTGCTTTACGCGAGACGGCAGCATCTACGTTTTGGGTAAAGATGGTAAACGCAGCTGCGTGTTTGGTCGTGCAGATTTCGACCGTGTACAGGTCGCGGCGTCGGCGGAACCGGCGGAGCCGGCTCCCAAGGCAAGTGATGTAGGTGCCCCAGGTCAAGCTGCTGCGACTACTGCGAGTCAACGAGCCGGAAAAGCGAAACGGCAAGCCGCTATAAAGCCTCGAGCCTAA